GACATTGGTCGTGCAGGCGTCTAACAAGTATTGTCCGGCACCCGGCCCCCTAGCCGGACGCCTCGGTATCATTTCGCGCGGCTTCGGCGTCGTCAACACAAGTTCTCGTATTTGCTCACTAATCCTCCGAGCGTGAAGCGTCGGTAACGATTACCGACGCGCTGATCGCCCGCGGCTGGCGAGATGGCTTTGCTCGCGGCGGCCGGCTCTGGAGCGCGCGCGCTTCGCGCGGTAGGTTCGGGACGGACTCCCGTGACTCGCCCCTCGGGAGCGCGCAATTGCGGAGCGCGGCGCGTGCGGCCCCGGCTGCACCGACGTGGGTCGCGAGTGCGCGCCGGAGGACGCGGCGTGGGCGGAGGGACGAGTCGAGCGGGCGGCGGTGGGCCCGGCGGTCCGGTGCGGCTGCTCGACCAGGTGCGGCGCGCGTGCCGGGTGCGGCACTACAGCCGGCGCACCGAGCGGGCCTACGCGCAGTGGGTGAAGCGCTTCGTGCTCTTCCACGGCAAGCGGCACCCGAGCGCGATGGGCGCGGCCGAGGTGAGCGCGTTCCTCTCGCATCTCGCCGTGGTGGGGCGGGTGTCCGCGTCGACGCAGAACCAGGCGCTGGCGGCGCTGGTCTTCCTGTACGGGCAGGTGCTCCGCGCGCCAGCGCTGGAGCTCGAGGAGCTGGTGCGCGCGCGCGTGCCGCAGCGCCTGCCCGTGGTGCTGACGCAGGACGAGGCGCGCGCACTGCTCGGCGCGCTCGACGGCGAAGCCCGGCTGGTCGGCGCGCTGCTCTACGGCTCGGGCCTGCGACTGCTCGAGTGTCTGCGCCTGCGCGTGAAGGATCTCGATCTGGAGCGCGGCGAGATCGTCGTGCGCGACGGCAAGGGGCGGAAGGACCGCGTGACCATGCTGCCGCGCTCGCTCGCGGCGGACCTGCGCGCGCAGCTCGCGCGGGCGCGCGCGCTGCACGCGGGCGACCTCGTTTCGGGCTTCGGCGCGGTCGAGCTTCCCGGCGCGCTCGCGCGCAAGTACCCGAGCGCCGCGCGCGACTGGGGCTGGCAGTGGGTCTTTCCCGCGCGCGGGCGCTACCGCG
The Deltaproteobacteria bacterium genome window above contains:
- a CDS encoding integron integrase translates to MALLAAAGSGARALRAVGSGRTPVTRPSGARNCGARRVRPRLHRRGSRVRAGGRGVGGGTSRAGGGGPGGPVRLLDQVRRACRVRHYSRRTERAYAQWVKRFVLFHGKRHPSAMGAAEVSAFLSHLAVVGRVSASTQNQALAALVFLYGQVLRAPALELEELVRARVPQRLPVVLTQDEARALLGALDGEARLVGALLYGSGLRLLECLRLRVKDLDLERGEIVVRDGKGRKDRVTMLPRSLAADLRAQLARARALHAGDLVSGFGAVELPGALARKYPSAARDWGWQWVFPARGRYRERETGVERRHHLHETSVQRAVKRATRAAGIAKPASCHTLRHSFATHLLAAGYDIRTVQELLGHRDVRTTMIYTHVLNRGGRGVRSPLDPI